The following coding sequences are from one Shewanella eurypsychrophilus window:
- a CDS encoding response regulator — protein sequence MNQLLLIDDDLGLSELLAQLLELEGFELTLAHDGQSGLDLALSNNYDLILLDVMLPKLNGFEVLKSLRSKKQTPVLMLTARGDEIDRVVGLEIGADDYLPKPFNDRELVARIKAIIRRTQIKPEEVQPTVYEYGDITLDPSRQEVYCQEQLLILTGTEFGLLFEMVQNSGELISKDDLSEKVLNKKLMPFDRSLDMHLSNLRKKLPERTDGRPRVKTIRGKGYIWLT from the coding sequence ATGAACCAGCTGTTACTTATCGACGATGATTTAGGCTTATCTGAATTATTAGCACAACTTCTGGAACTTGAAGGCTTCGAGCTCACTCTTGCACATGATGGCCAGTCAGGACTAGATTTAGCCCTCAGCAATAATTACGACCTCATTTTACTCGATGTTATGCTGCCCAAGTTAAACGGGTTTGAAGTGCTTAAATCCCTTAGATCGAAAAAACAGACCCCGGTATTAATGCTAACAGCACGCGGCGATGAGATAGATCGAGTCGTCGGACTAGAAATTGGAGCCGATGATTACCTACCTAAACCTTTTAACGACCGTGAACTTGTTGCCCGTATAAAAGCAATAATACGCCGCACTCAAATTAAACCTGAAGAAGTTCAGCCAACAGTCTATGAATATGGCGATATAACACTAGATCCGAGTCGTCAGGAAGTCTATTGCCAGGAGCAGCTACTCATACTTACCGGAACTGAATTTGGTTTATTGTTCGAGATGGTGCAAAACAGTGGTGAGCTCATCAGTAAAGATGATTTGAGCGAAAAAGTGCTCAATAAAAAGCTAATGCCATTCGATAGAAGCTTAGATATGCATCTTTCTAATTTACGTAAAAAATTACCTGAACGTACAGATGGGCGACCTAGAGTTAAGACCATTCGTGGAAAAGGTTATATCTGGCTAACTTGA
- a CDS encoding ATP-binding protein — protein sequence MTVSKLPNRIFIKLLLGFWFCSSLIIAIVGLLPLLQQNHDRAPLPPHLERMLTRVANNISERLISDPQTINTSRLKRLTHLRDRNDKPVRFYIVDHQGRVINSHKVSRGLRRFMLMSDEVDRPMTHQFKSELIFGPYKFNAAGEQYSIYGRLADHHPRPWFFFFAENKLLTLGLAIILSGLLCGLLAWHLGKPLRTLKLTADSLAAGDLANRVDKSTTKRKDEIGQLALAFNSMADSVENMVHSQQRLISDISHELRTPLTRLQLALALARKKGQDTAETQRIGYEAEQLEQMIAELLELSRVKLNIHDTKHLVSLNETLSQVLDDADFEAAQQGKVLVIDIDDAISLPTNPRPLARAIENLLRNAIRYAEQQISITAQSSEKEVTITIADDGPGIENEQDLKAVFDPFYRPQTARERESGGWGLGLAITKAAIDAHQGEIVADNLTPHGLRVTIKLPS from the coding sequence ATGACTGTAAGTAAACTTCCCAATCGAATATTTATTAAGTTGCTGCTCGGCTTCTGGTTTTGTAGCTCCTTAATTATCGCCATTGTTGGCTTGCTGCCTTTATTGCAGCAAAATCATGATCGTGCTCCCTTGCCTCCACATTTAGAAAGGATGCTGACAAGGGTTGCCAATAACATCAGTGAGCGCTTAATAAGCGATCCACAAACCATCAACACAAGTCGACTTAAACGCCTTACCCATCTTAGAGATAGAAATGACAAACCTGTTCGTTTCTATATTGTCGATCATCAAGGAAGAGTCATTAACTCTCATAAGGTATCACGGGGTTTACGACGATTCATGCTGATGTCCGATGAAGTCGACCGCCCTATGACTCATCAATTTAAGAGTGAATTGATCTTTGGACCCTATAAATTTAATGCGGCAGGAGAGCAATACTCAATTTATGGCAGGCTAGCCGATCACCATCCACGCCCTTGGTTTTTCTTTTTTGCCGAAAATAAATTACTGACCTTAGGTTTAGCCATCATATTATCGGGACTTTTATGTGGGCTACTTGCTTGGCACTTAGGTAAACCTCTGCGCACACTAAAGTTAACTGCAGACTCATTGGCCGCTGGAGACCTAGCTAACCGAGTAGATAAATCGACCACAAAACGTAAAGATGAAATTGGTCAACTCGCTCTAGCATTTAACAGCATGGCTGATTCGGTTGAAAATATGGTGCACAGCCAACAAAGGTTAATTAGTGATATATCTCATGAGCTGAGAACCCCGCTCACTAGGCTGCAATTAGCCTTGGCACTGGCTCGAAAAAAGGGACAAGATACAGCTGAAACTCAACGAATTGGTTATGAAGCTGAACAATTGGAGCAGATGATTGCTGAATTGCTTGAGCTTTCTCGAGTTAAGCTCAACATTCACGATACTAAGCACCTAGTGTCTCTCAATGAAACCTTGAGCCAGGTACTCGACGATGCGGACTTTGAAGCGGCTCAGCAGGGTAAAGTGCTAGTGATCGATATTGATGATGCGATCTCACTACCGACTAATCCCAGGCCTCTTGCTCGGGCCATTGAAAACTTACTTAGAAATGCAATTCGCTATGCTGAGCAACAAATAAGCATTACAGCTCAATCATCAGAGAAGGAAGTCACAATAACCATTGCTGATGATGGACCAGGCATTGAAAATGAACAAGATCTAAAGGCTGTTTTTGACCCCTTCTATCGGCCTCAAACAGCTCGAGAAAGAGAGTCTGGCGGCTGGGGGCTAGGTTTAGCTATTACTAAGGCAGCCATTGATGCCCA
- a CDS encoding Spy/CpxP family protein refolding chaperone produces the protein MKKNTLKAGLLAIVASTALMGSAVYADEGQQDCQHHMKSEGKSHHGGMRKMYRGLDLTAEQKTEIKSLMKEQKTAMKDTRPTKEERQAKKAEFLALITADSFDEAKAQEMMQTRQEHSQSKRLSMVKVQNKIYQLLTPEQQVQFKANFEKSHSRKGERKGGH, from the coding sequence ATGAAAAAGAACACTTTGAAAGCAGGATTACTCGCAATCGTAGCAAGTACTGCCCTTATGGGCTCAGCGGTGTACGCAGATGAAGGGCAGCAAGACTGTCAACACCATATGAAGAGTGAGGGTAAGTCCCACCATGGTGGTATGCGCAAAATGTATCGAGGTTTAGACTTAACCGCTGAGCAAAAAACTGAAATAAAATCCTTAATGAAAGAGCAGAAAACAGCGATGAAAGATACTCGTCCAACAAAGGAAGAGCGTCAAGCTAAGAAAGCTGAGTTTTTAGCTCTGATCACCGCAGACAGTTTTGATGAGGCTAAAGCACAAGAGATGATGCAGACAAGGCAAGAGCATAGCCAGTCTAAAAGGCTTAGCATGGTAAAAGTGCAAAATAAGATCTACCAACTTTTAACTCCTGAGCAGCAAGTGCAGTTTAAAGCAAACTTTGAAAAGAGCCATTCACGTAAAGGCGAACGTAAAGGTGGGCACTAG